In Arachis stenosperma cultivar V10309 chromosome 1, arast.V10309.gnm1.PFL2, whole genome shotgun sequence, one DNA window encodes the following:
- the LOC130935230 gene encoding uncharacterized protein LOC130935230: protein MADFLVEVTGDPGEDVGTRWKLHVDGASNQTFGGAGIILESPIGVVYEQSVRFEFPISNNQAEYEALIGGLALAAEVGARRLDICSDSQVVTSQVNGSYQAKDPLLQKYLEKVKSLSQKFEEITVHHVPRERNTRADLLSKLASTKPGEGNRSLIQGMTREPAVTLHVTSLGPSWLDPIINFLEHGQVPGDEKDTAKLRREAAKYAVIQGQLFKKGLSQPLLKCLHPDQTDYVLREVHEGCCGHHIEGKALARKLIRAGYYWPSMMADSKEFVKKCVKCQQNANFARAPASELSLLTTSRPFAQWGVDLLGPFPVGPGQVITRFGIPEVVISDNGTQFTDKKFTEFLSGLGIRQRFSSVEHPQTNGQVESANKVILSGLKKRLDNKKGAWADELATVLWSYRTTEQSSTKETPFRLTYGVDAVIPVEIGEPSPRLLLKGVEETVEKDLIDEARAMAHLTETALKQRMALRYNTKVLKREFEPNDLVLRRNDIGLPTPGEGKLAANWEGPYRVKKMMGKGAFKLEKLDGKEVPRTWNADNLRRFYS, encoded by the exons ATGGCGGATTTTTTAGTTGAAGTAACGGGAGACCCAGGCGAAGACGTGGGaacacggtggaagctccatgtggacggagcctccaaccagacctTCGGAGGTGCCGGAATCATCCTGGAAAGCCCGATTGGGGTCGTATACGAACAGTCGGTTAGGTTCGAGTTTCCcatctcgaacaaccaagcagaatacgaagccctcataGGAGGCTTAGCCCTAGCGGCAGAGGTCGGCGCGAGAAGGCTGGATATATGCAGCGATTCCCAAGTCGTCACTTCCCAAGTAAACGgtagctaccaggccaaagacccctTGCTACAAAAGTACTTGGAAAAGGTTAAAAGCTTGAGTCAAAAGTTCGAAGAGATCACGGTCCATCACGTACCCAGAGAAAGAAACACACGGGCAGACCTCTTATCAAAGTTGGCCAGCACAAAACCAGGGGAGGGGAAccggtctctcatccaaggcatgACAAGAGAACCAGCAGTCACACTGCACGTAACAAGCCTAGGTCCTtcatggctagaccccatcaTCAACTTCCTAGAACACGGCCAAGTCCCTGGTGATGAAAAGGATACGGCGAAGTTAAGGAGAGAAGCGGCCAAATACGCCGTCATCCAAGGACAGCTATTCAAGAAAGGGCTCAGCCAACCCCTACTGAAGTGCCTACACCCCGACCAGACGGACtacgtcctcagggaagtccaTGAGGGCTGCTGTGGGCACCACATCGAAGGCAAAGCCCTAGCAAGGAAATTAATCCGAGCTGGATACTACTGGCCGTCGATGATGGCAGATTCCAAAGAGTTTGTCAAAAAGTGTGTAAAGTGCCAacagaacgccaactttgccaGGGCGCCGGCCTCAGAGTTAAGCTTGCTAACGACCTCCCGGCCATTCGCTCAGTGGGGAGTCGACCTCTTAGGACCCTTCCCGGTCGGCCCTGGGCAG gtgataacaCGATTCGGGATACCGGAagtcgtcatctcggacaacggTACACAGTTTActgacaaaaagttcacagAATTTCTCAGCGGCCTGGGTATAAGGCAAAGGTTCTCTTCGGTAGAACACCCTCAGACGAACGGACAGGTAGAGTCCGCCAACAAGGTTATCCTTTCAGGGCTgaaaaagaggttggacaaTAAAAAGGGCGCGTGGGCCGATGAACTAGCAACGGTTCTCTGGTCCTACCGGACAACCGAGCAATCCTCCACCAAGGAAACTCCTTTCCGACTAACGTACGGGGTGGATGCAGTAATACCCGTAGAGATCGGTGAACCGAGTCCGCGGTTGCTTTTGAAAGGAGTGGAGGAAACCGTGGAAAAGGACCTGATAGATGAAGCTCGGGCAATGGCCCATTTGACAGAAACGGCGCTGAAGCAAAGAATGGCTCTgcgctacaacaccaaagtgctcaaaAGGGAGTTCGAGCCAAACGACCTCGTCTTAAGGCGAAATGATATCGGTCTGCCGACCCCCGGAGAGGGCAAGCTAGCggcaaactgggaaggcccCTACAGAGTCAAAAAGATGATGGGAAAAGGGGCCTTTAAGTTAGAAAAACTTGATGGCAAGGAGGTCCCGAGGACATGGAACGCGGACAACCTTagaagattctactcctag